A stretch of Anaeromyxobacter dehalogenans 2CP-1 DNA encodes these proteins:
- a CDS encoding sigma 54-interacting transcriptional regulator has product MHRRIVEEAIELVLSTVDLQAVLERTGRLLRRHFGETRVAINRLSAEDPTRAEVVLVSDPRQPSPEVGTSFPLAGSAAGEALAKRLPCVVDPLRPREPRWREEPLLAAYGYGSLVSFPLVFENELLGTLDIAHPPAEGLLDCCFEVARQVAHLVAIALHNSLMVEEVQRLNRLLGRENALLKEEIRQIKRDSRYVAESEGMRAVVERVRLVAPSTTTVLVRGETGTGKEGLARMVHEFSPRFNAPFVAANLGAIPEGLIESELFGHEKGAFTGATRRRAGRFEQADGGTLFLDEVGDAPPSVQVRLLRVLQERVVERVGGTEPVKVDVRVIAATNRNLEEMVARGTFRADLYYRLAVFPIELPPLRERREDVRPLGTYFLAKQAALMHRRPPRVGEDVWRALEAYGWPGNVRELENFLQRALILSPGQELSLPALPTAATQASPAAAAAAEPAPPGRFDDEVRELIERALEHAGGRVYGPGGAAALLGLRPTTLQGKMKKYGVGNPGRPTGT; this is encoded by the coding sequence GTGCACCGCCGGATCGTCGAGGAGGCGATCGAGCTGGTGCTCTCGACCGTCGATCTCCAGGCCGTGCTCGAGCGCACGGGGCGGCTCCTGCGCCGCCACTTCGGCGAGACGCGCGTGGCCATCAACCGCCTCTCGGCGGAGGACCCGACGCGCGCCGAGGTGGTGCTGGTCTCGGACCCCCGGCAACCCTCGCCCGAGGTGGGCACGTCCTTCCCGCTGGCCGGCTCCGCCGCGGGGGAGGCGCTCGCGAAGCGGCTGCCCTGCGTGGTGGACCCGCTGCGCCCGCGCGAGCCGCGCTGGCGCGAGGAGCCGCTGCTCGCCGCCTACGGCTACGGCTCGCTGGTCTCGTTCCCGCTGGTCTTCGAGAACGAGCTGCTCGGGACGCTCGACATCGCGCACCCGCCGGCGGAGGGGCTGCTCGACTGCTGCTTCGAGGTGGCGCGGCAGGTCGCGCACCTCGTCGCCATCGCGCTCCACAACAGCCTCATGGTGGAGGAGGTGCAGCGGCTGAACCGGCTCCTCGGCCGCGAGAACGCCCTCCTCAAGGAGGAGATCCGCCAGATCAAGCGCGATTCCCGGTACGTGGCCGAGAGCGAGGGGATGCGCGCGGTGGTGGAGCGGGTGCGCCTGGTGGCGCCCTCCACCACCACCGTGCTGGTGCGCGGCGAGACCGGCACCGGCAAGGAGGGGCTGGCGCGGATGGTCCACGAGTTCAGCCCGCGGTTCAACGCGCCGTTCGTGGCCGCGAACCTCGGCGCCATCCCCGAGGGGCTCATCGAGAGCGAGCTGTTCGGCCACGAGAAAGGCGCGTTCACCGGCGCCACCCGCCGCCGCGCCGGCCGCTTCGAGCAGGCCGACGGCGGCACGCTGTTCCTCGACGAGGTCGGCGACGCGCCGCCCAGCGTGCAGGTGCGGCTGCTGCGGGTGCTGCAGGAGCGCGTGGTGGAGCGGGTGGGCGGCACCGAGCCGGTCAAGGTGGACGTGCGCGTCATCGCCGCGACCAACCGCAACCTGGAGGAGATGGTCGCGCGCGGCACGTTCCGCGCCGACCTCTACTACCGGCTGGCCGTGTTCCCGATCGAGCTGCCGCCGCTGCGCGAGCGGCGCGAGGACGTCCGGCCGCTCGGGACGTACTTCCTCGCGAAGCAGGCCGCGCTCATGCACCGGCGCCCGCCGCGCGTGGGCGAGGACGTGTGGCGCGCGCTCGAGGCGTACGGCTGGCCCGGCAACGTGCGCGAGCTGGAGAACTTCCTCCAGCGCGCGCTGATCCTCTCGCCCGGCCAGGAGCTCTCGCTGCCGGCGCTGCCCACCGCCGCGACGCAGGCGTCCCCCGCCGCGGCGGCCGCCGCCGAGCCCGCCCCGCCCGGCCGCTTCGACGACGAGGTCCGCGAGCTGATCGAGCGGGCGCTGGAGCACGCCGGGGGGCGGGTGTACGGCCCGGGCGGCGCCGCGGCGCTGCTCGGCCTGCGCCCCACCACGCTGCAGGGGAAGATGAAGAAGTACGGGGTGGGCAACCCGGGCCGGCCGACCGGCACGTAG
- the flgC gene encoding flagellar basal body rod protein FlgC, which produces MDFLSALNVSASGLAAERVRVNLAASNLANAETTRGPDGQPYRRLDPVLEAVPFDAALGAAGPAPSGVRVAAIAEGDGPGRRVFSPAHPDADPDGFVTLPDVNPVHEIVNLMSAQKAYEANATAVDTLKTMAQRALEIAR; this is translated from the coding sequence ATGGACTTCCTCTCCGCCCTGAACGTCAGCGCGTCCGGCCTCGCCGCCGAGCGCGTCCGCGTCAACCTCGCCGCCTCCAACCTGGCGAACGCCGAGACCACCCGCGGCCCGGACGGCCAGCCCTATCGCCGGCTCGACCCGGTGCTCGAGGCGGTGCCGTTCGACGCCGCGCTGGGCGCGGCCGGCCCGGCCCCCTCCGGCGTGCGCGTGGCCGCCATCGCCGAGGGCGACGGCCCCGGGCGCCGCGTGTTCAGCCCGGCCCACCCGGACGCCGACCCCGACGGCTTCGTGACGCTCCCCGACGTCAACCCGGTGCACGAGATCGTGAACCTCATGTCGGCCCAGAAGGCCTACGAGGCGAACGCCACCGCGGTGGACACGCTCAAGACGATGGCGCAGCGCGCCCTCGAGATCGCGAGGTAG
- a CDS encoding flagellar basal body rod protein FlgB encodes MRIFDATLSTLERALDVRLARQTVLGGDLANANTPGFTPVDLDFRAAMAAAPAPGPDLPAAPPPRVAARRGDIPLTLAAAVAGAPQPIAGPAAPERFVAEVPGAAPGLDGNAVDLDRTTAAIAENAIQYGAAARAAAKKLAILRYVASDGAA; translated from the coding sequence ATGAGGATCTTCGACGCCACGCTCTCGACGCTGGAACGCGCGCTCGACGTCCGCCTGGCCCGCCAGACCGTGCTCGGCGGCGATCTCGCGAACGCGAACACGCCCGGCTTCACGCCGGTCGACCTCGACTTCCGGGCCGCCATGGCCGCCGCGCCCGCGCCCGGCCCCGACCTGCCCGCCGCGCCGCCGCCCAGGGTGGCGGCGCGCCGGGGCGACATCCCGTTGACGCTCGCCGCCGCGGTCGCGGGCGCCCCGCAGCCGATCGCCGGCCCGGCCGCGCCGGAGCGCTTCGTCGCGGAGGTGCCGGGCGCCGCGCCGGGGCTCGACGGCAACGCCGTGGACCTCGACCGCACCACCGCCGCCATCGCCGAGAACGCCATCCAGTACGGCGCGGCCGCCCGGGCCGCCGCCAAGAAGCTCGCCATCCTCCGCTACGTCGCCTCGGACGGCGCGGCCTAG
- the metX gene encoding homoserine O-acetyltransferase MetX has product MAHRNGSAGATAAAGRAAFVSPETRSFQIPGPFPLELGGALPGVTVGYRTWGTLDADGGNAVVVCHALTGSADADLWWTQMFGPGRALDPERDFIVCSNILGSCYGTTGPTSIDPATGAPWHGTFPAITIRDMVRVQRALVDGLGVRRVRMAVGGSLGGMQVLEWALLYPDLVESVVFVASTARHSAWCIGLSEAQRQAIYADPLWKDGRYPADEPPVAGLAAARMMAMLSYRSQPSFEERFGRRPQTEDLFAVESYLRYQGKQLVDRFDPATYVTLTRAMDTHDVARGRGDFEEVLRGLRQPTLVVSIDSDVLYWPWEQREVAMLVPGARLAVMDSPHGHDAFLIDVDRLSDMVADFRGRPAAAAAAPAMPGEEAFAERGLSLLVLGKGKVGRELLEQVRVQRTELERDYDVLLRVVGVADTRGTLLEPRGVDLARWEEALAAAPATGPVDARSAPALLDRLAALPRPVLVDLTAADGMEDVYEQAFRRGIDVIASNKRPLAVAPRRLEALRAMRRQHHRHWHYDTAVGASLPVIGTLRRLVRTGDRVQRVEGSLSGTLGYLCTELARGTPLSLAARWAMGLGYCEADPRDDLSGVDSARKALILARELGATLALEDVEVEPLVPPALLAPGTPDALIAALRGHDEAMAARVERLRRAGEVLRYVARVTVGEGGRVAARVGPEAVPLEHPLARLVGVEAHVAFTTARHAERPLVVQGAGVGGANTAGGVIAEIFRITSGRGAR; this is encoded by the coding sequence ATGGCCCACCGCAACGGCAGCGCCGGCGCGACCGCAGCCGCCGGGCGCGCCGCCTTCGTCTCCCCGGAGACGCGCTCGTTCCAGATCCCCGGTCCGTTCCCGCTGGAGCTGGGGGGCGCGCTGCCGGGCGTGACGGTCGGGTACCGCACCTGGGGGACGCTCGACGCCGACGGCGGCAACGCGGTGGTGGTGTGCCACGCGCTGACCGGCTCGGCCGACGCCGATCTGTGGTGGACGCAGATGTTCGGGCCGGGCCGCGCGCTGGACCCGGAGCGCGACTTCATCGTCTGCTCCAACATCCTGGGGAGCTGCTACGGCACCACCGGGCCGACCTCGATCGACCCGGCCACCGGCGCGCCCTGGCACGGCACCTTCCCCGCCATCACCATCCGCGACATGGTCCGCGTCCAGCGCGCCCTCGTCGACGGGCTCGGCGTGCGCCGCGTCCGCATGGCGGTGGGCGGCTCGCTGGGCGGCATGCAGGTGCTGGAGTGGGCGCTGCTCTACCCGGACCTGGTCGAGTCGGTGGTGTTCGTGGCCTCGACCGCGCGCCACTCGGCCTGGTGCATCGGCCTCTCCGAGGCGCAGCGCCAGGCCATCTACGCCGACCCGCTCTGGAAGGACGGGCGCTACCCCGCCGACGAGCCGCCGGTGGCCGGCCTCGCCGCGGCCCGGATGATGGCGATGCTGTCCTACCGGAGCCAGCCGTCCTTCGAGGAGCGCTTCGGGCGCCGGCCGCAGACCGAGGACCTGTTCGCGGTGGAGAGCTACCTCCGCTACCAGGGCAAGCAGCTGGTGGATCGCTTCGACCCGGCCACGTACGTCACGCTCACCCGCGCCATGGACACGCACGACGTGGCGCGCGGCCGCGGCGACTTCGAGGAGGTCCTGCGCGGCCTCCGGCAGCCGACGCTGGTGGTGTCGATCGACTCGGACGTCCTCTACTGGCCCTGGGAGCAGCGCGAGGTGGCGATGCTGGTCCCGGGCGCGCGGCTCGCGGTGATGGACTCGCCGCACGGGCACGACGCGTTCCTCATCGACGTGGACCGGCTGAGCGACATGGTGGCCGACTTCCGCGGCCGACCCGCCGCCGCGGCGGCAGCGCCGGCCATGCCGGGGGAGGAGGCGTTCGCCGAGCGCGGCCTGTCGCTGCTCGTGCTCGGGAAGGGGAAGGTCGGGCGCGAGCTGCTGGAGCAGGTCCGGGTGCAGCGCACCGAGCTGGAGCGCGACTACGACGTGCTGCTGCGGGTGGTCGGCGTGGCGGACACGCGGGGCACGCTGCTCGAGCCGCGCGGCGTGGACCTGGCGCGGTGGGAGGAGGCGCTCGCCGCCGCCCCGGCCACCGGCCCGGTGGACGCGCGCTCGGCGCCGGCGCTGCTCGACCGGCTCGCGGCCCTTCCGCGGCCGGTGCTGGTGGACCTCACCGCCGCCGACGGCATGGAGGACGTGTACGAGCAGGCGTTCCGGCGCGGCATCGACGTCATCGCCTCGAACAAGCGGCCCCTGGCGGTCGCGCCGCGGCGGCTCGAGGCGCTCCGGGCGATGCGCCGCCAGCACCACCGGCACTGGCACTACGACACGGCGGTGGGCGCGAGCCTGCCGGTGATCGGGACGCTGCGCCGCCTGGTCCGGACCGGCGACCGGGTGCAGCGCGTGGAGGGCTCGCTGTCGGGGACGCTCGGGTACCTCTGCACCGAGCTCGCGCGCGGGACGCCGCTGTCCCTGGCGGCGCGCTGGGCGATGGGGCTCGGCTACTGCGAGGCCGACCCGCGCGACGACCTGTCCGGCGTGGACTCCGCCCGGAAGGCGCTCATCCTGGCGCGCGAGCTGGGGGCGACGCTGGCGCTGGAGGACGTCGAGGTCGAGCCGCTCGTGCCGCCGGCGCTGCTCGCGCCCGGCACGCCGGACGCGCTCATCGCGGCGCTGCGCGGGCACGACGAGGCGATGGCCGCGCGGGTGGAGCGCCTGCGGCGCGCCGGCGAGGTGCTGCGCTACGTGGCGCGCGTGACGGTGGGGGAGGGCGGGCGCGTCGCAGCGCGGGTCGGGCCGGAGGCGGTGCCGCTCGAGCACCCGCTGGCGCGGCTCGTGGGCGTGGAGGCCCACGTCGCGTTCACCACCGCGCGGCACGCCGAGCGGCCGCTGGTGGTGCAGGGCGCGGGCGTGGGCGGCGCGAACACCGCCGGCGGCGTCATCGCCGAGATCTTCCGGATCACGAGCGGGCGCGGGGCGCGGTAG
- a CDS encoding sigma-54 interaction domain-containing protein: protein MTTIATTGPDAAPQQGQHGLVFGPGSPLGALVRTCERIARSEATVLLTGETGTGKEVFARAIHAASPRAARPLVPVNCGAIPEALLESELFGHVRGAFTGAMASRRGRVAAAEGGTLFLDEVGELPLALQVKLLRVLQERTYEPVGSTEAVPADFRLVAATNRDLSAEVAAGRFRRDLYYRLLVCPLEIPPLRARKGDALRLFQHFWAARGERRPLEPEVAEALAAYDWPGNVRELENLVERLSVCAEGAVIRVADLPVALRCRRANDAARALALPAAPASEDAPASIPARAAEGDAAPPPAPGDSAAAAPATAGEAIDPAVLRALTAEDAPPPAEPTFDAGRPVDLPGLLRRLEDAYISAALARTGGNKKAAADLLGLQRTTLVEKLRRRSREAIAAAPTAHAAQA from the coding sequence ATGACGACGATCGCCACCACCGGGCCGGACGCAGCGCCGCAGCAGGGCCAGCACGGGCTCGTGTTCGGCCCCGGCAGCCCGCTCGGCGCGCTGGTGCGGACCTGCGAGCGCATCGCGCGGAGCGAGGCGACGGTGCTGCTGACGGGCGAGACCGGCACGGGCAAGGAGGTGTTCGCGCGCGCCATCCACGCCGCGAGCCCGCGCGCGGCGCGGCCGCTGGTCCCGGTGAACTGCGGCGCCATCCCGGAGGCGTTGCTGGAGAGCGAGCTGTTCGGCCACGTGCGCGGCGCGTTCACCGGCGCGATGGCCTCGCGGCGCGGGCGGGTGGCGGCCGCCGAGGGCGGCACGCTGTTCCTCGACGAGGTGGGCGAGCTGCCGCTGGCGCTCCAGGTCAAGCTGCTGCGCGTCCTCCAGGAGCGGACCTACGAGCCGGTGGGCTCGACCGAGGCGGTCCCCGCCGACTTTCGCCTGGTGGCCGCCACCAACCGCGATCTCTCCGCCGAGGTGGCCGCCGGCCGCTTCCGCCGCGACCTCTACTACCGCCTGCTGGTCTGCCCGCTCGAGATCCCGCCGCTCCGCGCGCGGAAGGGCGACGCGCTGCGCCTGTTCCAGCACTTCTGGGCCGCGCGCGGGGAGCGCCGTCCGCTCGAGCCCGAGGTGGCGGAGGCGCTCGCCGCCTACGACTGGCCGGGCAACGTCCGCGAGCTGGAGAACCTGGTGGAGCGGCTCTCGGTCTGCGCCGAGGGCGCCGTCATCCGCGTGGCCGACCTCCCGGTCGCGCTGCGCTGCCGCCGCGCGAACGACGCGGCGCGCGCGCTCGCCCTCCCCGCGGCCCCGGCGTCCGAGGACGCGCCGGCGTCGATCCCGGCCCGCGCCGCGGAAGGCGACGCGGCGCCCCCGCCGGCGCCGGGGGACAGCGCCGCCGCGGCGCCCGCCACCGCGGGGGAGGCGATCGACCCGGCCGTGCTGCGCGCCCTGACGGCGGAGGACGCGCCCCCGCCTGCCGAACCGACCTTCGACGCCGGCCGGCCGGTGGACCTGCCCGGCCTGCTGCGGCGCCTGGAGGACGCGTACATCTCGGCTGCGCTGGCGCGGACCGGCGGCAACAAGAAGGCGGCGGCCGACCTGCTGGGGCTGCAGCGCACCACGCTGGTGGAGAAGCTGCGCCGCCGCAGCCGCGAGGCGATCGCCGCGGCGCCGACGGCCCACGCCGCCCAGGCCTGA
- a CDS encoding hemerythrin domain-containing protein produces MDAIETLMGEHRVIEQVCDALVGFAEELRRKGATEKEELGRFVTFLREFADGCHHGKEEDILFQTMTQHGFPSNGGPIAVMLHEHDQGRALIRAMAEKAAQDAPWSAADLQEVEAAAHGYSGLLHAHIHKEDAILYPMAEQHLPPEVMAEVGEACDRFEAERTGAGAHERYHALAEELIRRHAGSIHPGAQPSTAHRFGCAG; encoded by the coding sequence ATGGATGCGATCGAGACGTTGATGGGCGAGCACCGGGTGATCGAGCAGGTGTGCGACGCCCTGGTGGGCTTCGCCGAGGAGCTCCGCCGCAAGGGGGCCACCGAGAAGGAGGAGCTGGGGCGCTTCGTCACGTTCCTGCGCGAGTTCGCCGACGGCTGCCACCACGGCAAGGAGGAGGACATCCTCTTCCAGACCATGACCCAGCACGGGTTCCCGTCGAACGGCGGGCCCATCGCGGTGATGCTCCACGAGCACGACCAGGGGCGCGCGCTGATCCGCGCCATGGCGGAGAAGGCCGCGCAGGACGCGCCCTGGAGCGCCGCCGACCTGCAGGAGGTCGAGGCGGCCGCGCACGGCTACTCCGGCCTGCTCCACGCGCACATCCACAAGGAGGACGCGATCCTCTACCCGATGGCCGAGCAGCACCTGCCGCCCGAGGTGATGGCGGAGGTGGGCGAGGCCTGCGACCGCTTCGAGGCGGAGCGCACCGGCGCGGGCGCGCACGAGCGGTACCACGCGCTGGCCGAGGAGCTGATCCGCCGTCACGCCGGCTCCATCCACCCCGGCGCCCAGCCGTCCACCGCGCACCGCTTCGGCTGCGCCGGCTAA
- a CDS encoding nitric-oxide reductase large subunit: MSPKARAVSLFVIVACFTVLIFGGAQISKHKPPIPARAVAPSGEVIFTAEDVALGQRQYLSRGGQQTGSVWGHGAYLAPDWSADALHRTGLVTAGLKRGLTPGAAAGFTQADLAALPAGERGRVQAEVAEELRQNRYDPASDTLTLSPGQVAAYPALVAYYTRLFRDGNDPMSIPAGFVPDAADAKAITAFFFWTAWAAGTNRPGETFTYTANFPFDPLVGNGPLPSSLVWSIVSMVLLILGTALAIFYYLRLRAKDPEHHVKIAPLQEPKPTPSQRAALPYFAVAIVLFILQAALGSLTGHFAVEGNKLFGIDLGMLLPYAATRGWHLQLAVFWIATCWLATGLFIGPAVAGGHEPKGQKALVWTLLGALVVVVVGALAGTYLGVRGKLSGPNGWLVGNQGYEYIELGRVWQVALIAGMLLWLFLVYRAIKPALKAEQDRGGLTHLLLYASVSIPLFYSVGLFYTPGTHIAVADYWRWWVVHLWVENFFEVFATVALAFILSKIGAVGERSATRATHFSILLYLGAGIIGTFHHLYFTGSPLFITALGATFSALEIVPLTLLGFEVYENLKLARSGGNATPWKWPLYFFVAVAFWNAVGAGVLGFLINPPIVLYYAQGLNTTPIHSHGALFGVYGFLAIALMLFSMRNIVRTAAWSDRLLKIAFWGLNAGLAGMIVLSLLPAGIYQLVIAVREGLWYARSPEVTGSAFIHAVTWARVLPDLVFVGGALALLGFVLRAIVLDVKLRRADPADGEAATVRKAA; this comes from the coding sequence ATGAGCCCGAAGGCCCGCGCAGTCTCGCTGTTCGTCATCGTCGCCTGCTTCACCGTCCTCATCTTCGGCGGCGCCCAGATCTCGAAGCACAAGCCGCCCATCCCCGCCCGCGCGGTCGCGCCGTCCGGCGAGGTGATCTTCACCGCCGAGGACGTGGCCCTCGGCCAGCGCCAGTACCTGTCCCGCGGCGGCCAGCAGACCGGCTCGGTGTGGGGCCACGGCGCGTACCTCGCGCCGGACTGGTCGGCCGACGCGCTCCACCGGACCGGCCTCGTCACCGCCGGCCTGAAGCGCGGCCTCACCCCGGGCGCGGCCGCCGGCTTCACGCAGGCGGACCTCGCCGCGCTGCCCGCCGGTGAGCGCGGCCGCGTCCAGGCCGAGGTGGCCGAGGAGCTGCGGCAGAACCGCTACGACCCCGCCAGCGACACGCTGACGCTGTCGCCCGGCCAGGTCGCGGCGTACCCGGCGCTGGTGGCGTACTACACGCGGCTGTTCCGCGACGGCAACGACCCCATGTCGATCCCGGCCGGCTTCGTGCCGGACGCGGCCGACGCGAAGGCCATCACCGCGTTCTTCTTCTGGACCGCCTGGGCCGCCGGCACCAACCGGCCCGGCGAGACGTTCACGTACACCGCGAACTTCCCGTTCGACCCGCTGGTCGGCAACGGCCCGCTGCCCTCGTCGCTGGTCTGGTCGATCGTCTCGATGGTGCTGCTCATCCTCGGCACCGCGCTCGCGATCTTCTACTACCTGCGCCTGCGCGCGAAGGACCCCGAGCACCACGTCAAGATCGCGCCGCTGCAGGAGCCGAAGCCCACGCCCAGCCAGCGCGCCGCGCTGCCGTACTTCGCGGTCGCCATCGTCCTCTTCATCCTGCAGGCCGCGCTCGGCTCGCTGACCGGCCACTTCGCCGTCGAGGGCAACAAGCTGTTCGGCATCGACCTCGGCATGCTGCTGCCGTACGCCGCCACCCGCGGCTGGCACCTGCAGCTCGCCGTGTTCTGGATCGCGACCTGCTGGCTCGCCACCGGCCTGTTCATCGGCCCGGCGGTCGCGGGCGGCCACGAGCCGAAGGGCCAGAAGGCGCTGGTCTGGACGCTTCTCGGCGCGCTGGTGGTGGTCGTGGTCGGCGCGCTCGCCGGCACCTACCTCGGCGTCCGCGGCAAGCTCTCCGGCCCGAACGGCTGGCTCGTCGGCAACCAGGGCTACGAGTACATCGAGCTGGGCCGCGTGTGGCAGGTGGCGCTCATCGCCGGCATGCTGCTGTGGCTGTTCCTGGTGTACCGCGCCATCAAGCCGGCGCTGAAGGCCGAGCAGGACCGCGGCGGCCTCACGCACCTGCTGCTCTACGCCTCGGTCTCCATCCCGCTGTTCTACTCGGTGGGCCTGTTCTACACGCCGGGCACGCACATCGCCGTCGCCGACTACTGGCGCTGGTGGGTGGTGCACCTGTGGGTCGAGAACTTCTTCGAGGTGTTCGCGACCGTCGCGCTCGCCTTCATCCTCTCGAAGATCGGCGCGGTGGGCGAGCGGTCCGCGACGCGCGCCACCCACTTCTCCATCCTGCTGTACCTGGGCGCCGGCATCATCGGCACGTTCCACCACCTGTACTTCACCGGCTCGCCGCTGTTCATCACCGCGCTCGGCGCCACGTTCTCCGCGCTGGAGATCGTCCCGCTCACGCTGCTCGGGTTCGAGGTGTACGAGAACCTGAAGCTGGCCCGCAGCGGCGGGAACGCCACGCCGTGGAAGTGGCCGCTCTACTTCTTCGTGGCGGTGGCGTTCTGGAACGCGGTGGGCGCGGGCGTGCTGGGCTTCCTCATCAACCCGCCCATCGTGCTGTACTACGCGCAGGGCCTGAACACGACGCCCATCCACTCGCACGGCGCGCTGTTCGGCGTGTACGGCTTCCTCGCCATCGCGCTGATGCTGTTCTCGATGCGCAACATCGTGCGGACCGCGGCCTGGAGCGACCGGCTCCTCAAGATCGCGTTCTGGGGCCTCAACGCGGGCCTGGCGGGCATGATCGTCCTCTCGCTCCTGCCCGCCGGCATCTACCAGCTCGTCATCGCGGTGCGCGAGGGCCTCTGGTACGCGCGCAGCCCCGAGGTCACCGGCAGCGCCTTCATCCACGCGGTCACCTGGGCCCGCGTGCTGCCCGACCTGGTGTTCGTCGGCGGCGCGCTCGCGCTCCTCGGCTTCGTGCTCCGGGCCATCGTGCTCGACGTGAAGCTGCGCCGCGCCGATCCCGCGGACGGCGAGGCGGCGACCGTGCGCAAGGCGGCCTAG
- a CDS encoding hemerythrin domain-containing protein, which produces MNAIEMLKQQHREVDELFEEFEGAGEGARKTRERTCRAIADALAVHATIEERIFYPEAKEAVEDAEDLLRESVEEHLSVKRLLAEILDASMDDPQLEAKMSVLKEQVEHHVEEEEKELFPKVRKACSAEQLDEMGSRMQKLAEELEEEGQPSASIPDQTDEPAPI; this is translated from the coding sequence GTGAACGCCATCGAGATGCTGAAGCAGCAGCACCGTGAGGTGGACGAGCTGTTCGAGGAGTTCGAGGGCGCGGGGGAGGGTGCCCGCAAGACCCGGGAGCGGACCTGCCGCGCGATCGCCGACGCGCTCGCGGTGCACGCCACCATCGAGGAGCGGATCTTCTACCCGGAGGCCAAGGAGGCGGTCGAGGACGCGGAGGACCTGCTGCGCGAGTCGGTCGAGGAGCACCTGTCGGTGAAGCGCCTGCTGGCGGAGATCCTCGACGCGAGCATGGACGACCCGCAGCTCGAGGCGAAGATGTCGGTGCTGAAGGAGCAGGTCGAGCACCACGTCGAGGAGGAGGAGAAGGAGCTGTTCCCGAAGGTGCGGAAGGCCTGCTCGGCGGAGCAGCTCGACGAGATGGGCAGCCGCATGCAGAAGCTGGCCGAGGAGCTGGAGGAGGAGGGGCAGCCGTCCGCCTCCATCCCGGACCAGACCGACGAGCCGGCGCCCATCTAG
- the map gene encoding type I methionyl aminopeptidase, translated as MSGSELAAHARPGRNDPCWCGSGQKYKKCHLDADSRGALQGAPARNGRRPLAPGVVSPRRAVPATIARPDYAVSGRPRAQGKDVKTPDELARLRRACRAAARVLRVAGEAVRPGITTDAIDEIAHAETLRLGAYPSPLNYRGFPKAICTSVNEVICHGIPDSRPLEDGDIVNLDITVFREGMHADCSATFLVGSVDPEGRRLVQVAQECLAKGIGVVRPGRPISDIGKAIEAHASRHGYGVVRSYCGHGIGESFHTSLQIAHHYDPSLKRVMEPGLTFTIEPMITEGTWEDLLWDDGWTAVTADGKRSAQFEHTVAVTEDGVEVLTVEE; from the coding sequence GTGAGCGGATCGGAGCTGGCGGCGCACGCGAGGCCGGGGCGGAACGACCCCTGCTGGTGCGGCAGCGGGCAGAAGTACAAGAAGTGCCACCTCGACGCGGACTCGCGCGGCGCGCTGCAGGGCGCGCCGGCAAGGAACGGCCGGCGTCCGCTCGCGCCGGGCGTGGTCTCGCCCCGCCGCGCCGTCCCCGCGACCATCGCCCGCCCGGACTACGCCGTGAGCGGCCGCCCGCGCGCCCAGGGCAAGGACGTGAAGACGCCGGACGAGCTGGCGCGCCTGCGCCGCGCCTGCCGGGCGGCGGCGCGGGTGCTGCGGGTGGCCGGCGAGGCGGTGCGGCCGGGCATCACCACCGACGCGATCGACGAGATCGCCCACGCGGAGACCCTCCGCCTCGGCGCCTACCCGAGCCCGCTCAACTACCGCGGCTTCCCCAAGGCCATCTGCACCTCGGTGAACGAGGTCATCTGCCACGGCATCCCGGACAGCCGGCCGCTCGAGGACGGCGACATCGTCAACCTCGACATCACGGTCTTCCGCGAGGGCATGCACGCCGACTGCTCCGCCACCTTCCTGGTGGGCAGCGTGGATCCCGAGGGGCGTCGCCTGGTGCAGGTGGCGCAGGAGTGCCTGGCGAAGGGCATCGGCGTGGTGAGGCCGGGCCGGCCCATCTCCGACATCGGCAAGGCCATCGAGGCGCACGCGTCGCGCCACGGCTACGGCGTGGTCCGCTCCTACTGCGGCCACGGCATCGGCGAGAGCTTCCACACCTCGCTCCAGATCGCGCACCACTACGATCCGTCGCTGAAGCGCGTCATGGAGCCCGGGCTCACCTTCACCATCGAGCCCATGATCACCGAGGGCACCTGGGAGGATCTCCTCTGGGACGACGGCTGGACCGCCGTGACCGCCGACGGGAAGCGCTCGGCGCAGTTCGAGCACACCGTGGCGGTGACCGAGGACGGCGTCGAGGTGCTCACCGTCGAGGAGTGA
- the fliE gene encoding flagellar hook-basal body complex protein FliE translates to MDGIRGIGPALYQPAAAPAARPEGGTFGRALGEALAQAEALQGAADAQAARSALGEGNLHETALALEKADVAMRVATRVRNKLVEAYQEVMRMSV, encoded by the coding sequence ATGGACGGCATCCGCGGCATCGGCCCGGCCCTCTACCAGCCCGCGGCGGCGCCGGCGGCGCGGCCGGAGGGCGGCACCTTCGGGCGCGCGCTCGGCGAGGCGCTGGCGCAGGCCGAGGCGCTGCAGGGCGCGGCCGACGCGCAGGCCGCGCGCTCCGCGCTCGGCGAGGGCAACCTGCACGAGACCGCGCTCGCGCTGGAGAAGGCCGACGTGGCGATGCGGGTGGCCACGCGCGTCCGCAACAAGCTCGTCGAGGCCTACCAGGAAGTCATGCGGATGAGCGTGTAG